Proteins encoded in a region of the Macaca mulatta isolate MMU2019108-1 chromosome X, T2T-MMU8v2.0, whole genome shotgun sequence genome:
- the FAM127C gene encoding protein FAM127C isoform X1, whose translation MDGRVQLMKALLARPLRPAARRWRNPIPFPETFDGDTDRLPEFIVQTGSYMFVDENTFSNDALKPSTSFCPQTYATTAVAVHRISSTDCRS comes from the exons ATGGACGGTCGGGTGCAACTGATGAAGGCCCTCCTGGCCCGGCCCCTCCGGCCCGCGGCGCGTCGCTGGAGGAATCCGATTCCCTTTCCCGAGACGTTTGATGGCGATACCGACCGGCTCCCGGAGTTCATCGTGCAGACGGGCTCCTACATGTTCGTGGACGAGAACACGTTCTCCAACGACGCCCTGAAG CCGAGTACATCATTCTGCCCACAAACCTACGCTACCACTGCCGTCGCCGTCCACCGCATCTCATCAACAGACTGCCGCTCCTAG
- the FAM127C gene encoding protein FAM127C, whose translation MDGRVQLMKALLARPLRPAARRWRNPIPFPETFDGDTDRLPEFIVQTGSYMFVDENTFSNDALKVTFLITRLTGPALQWVIPYIKKESPLLSDYRGFLAEMKRVFGWEEDEDF comes from the coding sequence ATGGACGGTCGGGTGCAACTGATGAAGGCCCTCCTGGCCCGGCCCCTCCGGCCCGCGGCGCGTCGCTGGAGGAATCCGATTCCCTTTCCCGAGACGTTTGATGGCGATACCGACCGGCTCCCGGAGTTCATCGTGCAGACGGGCTCCTACATGTTCGTGGACGAGAACACGTTCTCCAACGACGCCCTGAAGGTGACGTTCCTCATCACCCGCCTCACGGGGCCCGCCCTGCAGTGGGTGATCCCCTACATCAAGAAGGAGAGCCCCCTACTCAGTGATTACCGGGGCTTCCTGGCCGAGATGAAGCGGGTCTTTGGATGGGAGGAGGACGAGGACTTCTAG